The Bacteroidota bacterium genomic interval CGGCATCGGAGTGACGCTGCTCGTCCGCAGCGCATGGTACCTCCCGGCCGCGCTTCCCGAGGAGGAGGGCATGATGGTCAACGAGCACATCCGCGCGTGTGGCATCGACCTGCGGCTCGAAACCGAACTCGCCGAGGTGCTGCCCGACAGCTCCGGCTGCGTCCACGCCGTTACGACGAGCCGGGGCGACACCGTCGAGGCGCAATGGGTGGGCATCGCCATTGGCGTTGCGCCGAACGTCGCGTTCCTGAAAGGCTCTGGCATCGAAACAGACCGGGGCGTCCTGGTGGACGAGCACTTTCAGACGAACCTCCCCGACATCTACGCCGCGGGGGACTGTGCGCAGCACCGGACGCCACCGCCGGGGCGTCGACCGATCGAACCGCTGTGGTACGCAGGCCGCGTGCACGGCGCAACAGCCGCGTTCGGCCTGTGCGGTCAGCCGCGTGCGTATGCGCCCGGCGTGTTCTTCAACTCCGCGAAGTTCTTCGACCTCGAATGGCAGGTCTATGGCGACCTGAACACGACGCTGGCCGCCGACGAGCGGACGCTCTACTGGCAGCATCCCACCGAGGACAAGGCGATCCGGCTCAACTACACCGTCGCCGATAGCGCACGCAACGTGTCGAGTCTCACGGCGGTCAACGTGATGGGCATCCGCTATCGTCACGACGTGTGCACACACTGGATCGAGCACGGCACCGACATCGAGACG includes:
- a CDS encoding FAD-dependent oxidoreductase → MHLVIVGNGIAGITAARHVRKLDASARITVVSDESDHPYSRTALMYLYMGDLQFAHTKLYEDGFWTKNRIDLVRDRVLAVDASAKTLTLRDAQPMSYDKLLIATGSVPRFAGWPGQELKGVQGFYDLQDLDRMETDTAGVRHAVVVGGGLIGVELAEMLHTRGIGVTLLVRSAWYLPAALPEEEGMMVNEHIRACGIDLRLETELAEVLPDSSGCVHAVTTSRGDTVEAQWVGIAIGVAPNVAFLKGSGIETDRGVLVDEHFQTNLPDIYAAGDCAQHRTPPPGRRPIEPLWYAGRVHGATAAFGLCGQPRAYAPGVFFNSAKFFDLEWQVYGDLNTTLAADERTLYWQHPTEDKAIRLNYTVADSARNVSSLTAVNVMGIRYRHDVCTHWIEHGTDIETVLQNLGAANFDPEFTAQHEADLVAQYNRQAGRTLTLERTRGRIRSLLALSR